One genomic segment of Heterodontus francisci isolate sHetFra1 chromosome 25, sHetFra1.hap1, whole genome shotgun sequence includes these proteins:
- the LOC137384115 gene encoding LOW QUALITY PROTEIN: pepsin A-like (The sequence of the model RefSeq protein was modified relative to this genomic sequence to represent the inferred CDS: deleted 1 base in 1 codon): MLLLRPQTLGSEESLNHPTGNMKWLLITLACIQLSECMIRVPLLKGKSVRDVLQEKGLLEEFLENHPYDPCSKFEGPDCTQSLDSSEPMINYMDVSYYGAISIGKPPQSFTVVFDTGSSNLWVPSIYCSQTACKMHHRFNPSQSSTYYSNNNRLSIQYGTGSMTGILGYDTVRVSDIAVKKQEFGLSITEPGNVFVYAKFDGILGLGYPSLAASGATPVFDNMMSQHRVQESLFSVYLSREDGQSGSEVLFGGVDPSHYTGRINWVPVTRELYWQILIDKVTINGKVVACKKGCSAIVDTGTSLLYGASKPINTIQNYIGATPNKYGQYDINCNNLSNMPNVVFTINGVDYPLSPTAYTLQQTYNNQKSCISGFGGSGGNLWILGDVFIREYYSIFDRENNRVGLARAV, translated from the exons ATGCTGCTACTCAGACCCCAAACTTTAGGTTCCGAAGAGTCTCTGAAC CATCCAACTGGCAACATGAAGTGGCTACTCATCACACTTGCTTGCATTCAGCTCTCTGAATGTATGATCAG AGTTCCCTTGTTGAAGGGAAAATCTGTCCGTGATGTTCTTCAGGAGAAAGGGTTGCTGGAAGAATTCCTGGAGAATCATCCATATGATCCCTGTTCAAAATTTGAAGGACCCGACTGCACCCAATCCCTGGATTCATCAGAACCAATGATTAATTACATGGAT GTGTCATACTATGGAGCGATCAGCATTGGGAAACCACCACAAAGCTTCACTGTCGTCTTTGACACTGGCTCATCCAATCTTTGGGTTCCTTCCATTTACTGTTCCCAAACCGCATGCA AGATGCATCACAGATTCAATCCAAGCCAGTCCTCAACATATTATTCAAACAACAACCGCCTATCTATCCAGTATGGGACAGGCAGCATGACTGGCATTCTGGGATATGACACTGTCAGA GTTTCAGACATTGCTGTGAAAAAGCAAGAATTTGGTTTAAGTATAACCGAACCTGGTAATGTCTTTGTCTATGCTAAATTTGATGGAATTCTGGGCTTGGGCTATCCATCTCTTGCAGCGTCAGGTGCCACACCTGTATTTGATAACATGATGTCTCAGCATCGGGTGCAGGAGTCCCTCTTTTCTGTGTACCTATCAAG AGAGGATGGTCAGTCTGGAAGTGAAGTATTATTTGGTGGAGTTGATCCGAGCCACTACACAGGTCGAATCAACTGGGTTCCCGTCACCCGCGAACTCTACTGGCAAATACTTATTGACAA AGTGACAATCAATGGTAAAGTTGTGGCCTGCAAGAAGGGTTGTTCTGCCATTGTTGATACTGGCACTTCTCTTCTTTATGGTGCCTCCAAACCCATCAACACCATTCAGAATTACATTGGAGCTACCCCAAATAAATATGGCCAG TACGACATAAACTGTAACAATCTGTCCAACATGCCCAATGTGGTCTTCACAATCAATGGAGTTGACTATCCTCTTTCCCCCACAGCGTACACATTGCAG CAAACTTACAACAACCAAAAAAGCTGCATCAGTGGATTTGGCGGCAGTGGTGGAAACCTCTGGATTCTGGGCGATGTGTTCATTAGAGAATATTACTCCATTTTTGACAGAGAGAACAACCGTGTGGGCTTGGCTCGGGCTGTCTAA